GCTCAAGCTGACAAACTCCCTTTTAAGTGGTTATTTCATAACAGTTTTCCAGAGACCCCAATTGCGACTCATTTCATGGCAGCAGGTGCCGcacatgcacaccactgctctattcatttcaatgggaccaccagagGTCTCCAATTCAGCTATCTCCAGAGGTCCTATTTAAGTGAATTGAGCGGTAGCACGCATGCGCAGCCACCTGTCGCAATTCATTTCAGAACTAAACCACTGCAGGGGTATCTTCATGGCAGGAAAGACCTGttgtgagacaactcctttaaagatgTAACATCAGTTCTAAAAAATAACATGCACAAAGGGCCATTGACATCTCCTCTATAAATTGTTCTTTTCTTGGAGTTAAttccatgtgtagtctaacacATCAGAGGCTTTTTTACAAACCCAAAAGTAGATGAAAGTGAAACATTACACTGAGCTGAGATAACCTGCAGGTAAAGGTATGAGCACATCGAGTGATCACAGAGCTCTAAGCTTTTATGTTTGTAGGCTTTTGAACCAGTCTCTTGTACAGTTATTGATCTATCAGTATGATACATAATGGCTTTGTGTTTGCCTTCATACTCTGTTACTGTACATCTCACCCAGACATCAGGAATCACAGCACTGGGTCATCTACCGATTAGGCTGAGCAATCTCTGACTTCAGGAAATGGCTGAAACCACAATAAATTCATTGGATCTCAGAATTACTTTCTCCTCCATGTTAACAGGAACAGATTGAACGTCTACAGAGGAGCCATCAGGGGGTAGAAGACAAGGCATAGAATTGCACAGTTATGGCCAAAAGTTATGAGAATGACACAAATTCTGGTTTTCATCAGAGAAAATCACCTTACCCCAGTGCTCTGCAGTCCAATCCCTCTACAGTATTTTCTCTAATAAAGCCCCTTCggactgtttgggacatctggaagaatgactGTCCGGAGAAGAAAAGATGAGtgctaccatgagtcctgtgtcatgccaacagtaaagcatcctaaGACCATTTTACTCACAGCCAAGAACATTACCGTCAATAAAAAATGGGATCCAAACCTCCTCCAATAGCAACGTCTACCAATCATCCAGGAGCaccttctcccaaccatccaagagCAACGTCTACTAGTTGCTATCCGGGAGCAACTTCACCCAACCATCCAGGGGCAACTTCTCACAACAATCCAGGACCGACATCTCCCAACCATTCAAGAGCAATATCTACCAGTTGCTATCCAGAAGCAACTTGCCCCAACCATCCAGgggcaacttctcccaaccatccaagagCAACATCTACCAACCATCCAAGAGCAATGTCTACCAACCATCCAGGAGTAACGTCTCTCAACCATCCAAGAGCCACGTCTACCAactatccaggagcaacttctcccaaccacccaggagtaacttctcccaaccatccaggagcaacttcttccAACCATTCAAGAGCAACTTCTTTCAaccatccaagagcaacttctcccaaccatccaggagcaacttgtcccaaccatctaggaacaacttctcccaaccatccaaaagcaacttctcccaaccatccaagagCAATTTGATGAAGAATAATGCTTTTCCCAGCATGATGGAGTACCATGTCACAAGGTAAAGGTGATAACTAAGTTGCTCAATGCACAAAACATACAAATTGTGGGTCCAAACTCTCCATATgtcaatcccattgagaacctgtaGTCAATCCTCAAAAGTGGGTAGACAAACAAAAACATAGAAATTGTGATAAAATCCAAGCACCAATTAGACAAGAATGGGTTGTCATTAGTCTGGATTTGGCCCAAAAGCTGATATCCAACATGTCAGGGCGAATTACCAAAGTCTTGAAAAATAAGACGTAACACTGTAAATATTAAGTCTGTCTAAACTTGatttatttgtcaataaaagtttaaaaacatatgGAATGCTGATAATTTCAGtaaacatctgactaaaagatctaaaaacactaaAGCAGAAAACTTTGTGAAGAACAAAATTTGTCAGTCTCAACTTTTAGCCACAACTGTAATTTGGTCGCTGCAAGTTCTGCTAATGGTTGTACTTTCCTGTGGCATATGGATGTCTAACCGCTCAAAACAGCCAGTCAAAATTGGACAAATCAAGCCATCGTCCACTACACTTAATTTACAAAACTTGTAAAATTTCGGAAACCATAATTGACAGAATCCtcagattttctttctttttttatttttccttggacAACCTATAATTTATATTCCACTTTTTTCTTAAAATCCCTCCGCGAAAGAGCATCAAATAACTCACTAGCTTTGACTGCTGAGCTAAGGAATTGGCTTTGGATAATCACTGCATTAAATCAAGCCTGCTCAACCTAAAATGAGTCGAATAGCGAGGCTTCTTTTTCAGGATAACGAGTGCTTAATAACCCGTACAGATGATTCTCCGCGGTGCTAAGTGCAAAACTGAAGAGGAAATACAAAAAGGATTTCACTTCATGGTCAACGTGATGTGCTCTCAGCTCCAGAACCATAACAGATTCTTCTGGTTGGTTTGGAGGATGCAGAGTAAAGTTAGCTTATGATATATAAAAGATGGCGTCTGGGCAATGTATAAACAACCACGTCTATTGAGGTTCAAAGGGTTGGGAAGCACTGAATCCCAGTCTTCACatagatccttaaaggggttggactAAAATTGAAAATTATTccataggataggagataacttgctgattgatgggggcctcactactgagaccccctCCAATCTCAAAATTAGGTGGTCCTGTGACCCCTGTTCTCCCTGCGGCGGGGTTACTACAacacccacagtgaggaggagactggatggagcactggtcacacaagtgccctagcgctccattcatttttaacaGGACTCCGGCACCCGCATTGAAATGTACTTGGGAAGAAGATGTccttattttccacttatgcaatcTTCTATAGGTGCTGTAATATGGATTCatgtacatgaggccttaaagggtctTCCCATTAAACATATGCTTCCACTATCcatgggataggggataaatgtctgattgcggGTGGGTCAACTGCTGAGACCCACAGCAATCCCAAAATGTGCATAGGCCAAATGCCCCATGGGAATTGACCATTGTTGCGCATATGTGACCGCTGCT
The Eleutherodactylus coqui strain aEleCoq1 chromosome 11, aEleCoq1.hap1, whole genome shotgun sequence genome window above contains:
- the LOC136582682 gene encoding cornifin-B-like — encoded protein: MGSKPPPIATSTNHPGAPSPNHPRATSTSCYPGATSPNHPGATSHNNPGPTSPNHSRAISTSCYPEATCPNHPGATSPNHPRATSTNHPRAMSTNHPGVTSLNHPRATSTNYPGATSPNHPGVTSPNHPGATSSNHSRATSFNHPRATSPNHPGATCPNHLGTTSPNHPKATSPNHPRAI